A stretch of the Bacteroidales bacterium genome encodes the following:
- the nspC gene encoding carboxynorspermidine decarboxylase encodes MDFSQIPSPCYVIDESLLMNNLAFIRNVRQGADVDIILALKGFAMWGVFPLISPYVKGISASSIHEARLAFEEMNTLAHTYSPAYTDSDFDQILQYSNHITFNSLTQYDRFHKRVMQYERPISMGLRVNPEISKVDTALYNPCSPGSRLGLTIKQLGVALPENIEGLHVHALCESPAEATNDLIKNTELKFGHFFPKIKWLNIGGGHLMTRKGYNMDLLINTLQTFRKKYPHIRLIMEPGAAFVWETGILVATVEDIIRNDGINTAILNVSFTAHMPDCLEMPYKPRIRGASDPQSGKPVWRIGGNSCLAGDFMGDWSFEEEPYIGKRVIFEDMIHYTMVKTTMFNGVPHPSIGTWNNRKGFTLLKRFEYDDYKNRLS; translated from the coding sequence GTGGATTTTTCTCAGATACCTTCCCCCTGTTATGTCATTGATGAAAGCTTATTGATGAACAATCTGGCATTTATCCGGAATGTCAGGCAAGGAGCAGATGTTGATATTATCCTTGCCCTTAAGGGATTTGCCATGTGGGGAGTATTCCCTTTAATATCTCCATATGTTAAAGGCATATCAGCCAGCTCAATACATGAAGCCCGGCTGGCGTTTGAAGAAATGAACACTTTAGCCCACACATATTCTCCGGCATATACCGACTCTGATTTTGATCAGATATTACAATATAGTAACCACATTACATTCAATTCATTGACCCAATATGATCGTTTCCATAAACGCGTAATGCAATATGAACGTCCTATTTCAATGGGATTACGTGTTAATCCGGAAATATCCAAGGTAGATACTGCATTATATAACCCCTGCTCTCCCGGTTCCCGGTTGGGTCTTACAATAAAACAACTGGGTGTTGCTTTACCGGAAAATATAGAAGGACTTCATGTACATGCTTTGTGTGAATCCCCGGCAGAAGCGACCAATGACCTGATCAAAAATACAGAATTAAAATTCGGCCATTTTTTTCCAAAAATCAAATGGTTGAATATCGGAGGCGGACACCTCATGACACGGAAAGGATATAACATGGATCTTTTGATCAATACATTACAAACCTTTCGAAAGAAATATCCGCATATCCGGCTGATCATGGAACCAGGTGCTGCATTTGTCTGGGAAACAGGCATACTGGTCGCTACAGTTGAAGACATTATCAGAAATGATGGTATCAATACAGCCATTCTGAATGTTTCGTTTACCGCACATATGCCTGACTGTCTTGAAATGCCCTACAAGCCAAGAATCCGGGGAGCCTCTGATCCACAATCCGGAAAACCGGTATGGAGGATCGGCGGAAACAGTTGCCTGGCCGGTGATTTTATGGGAGACTGGTCTTTCGAAGAAGAACCTTATATCGGTAAACGAGTTATATTTGAAGATATGATTCATTACACGATGGTAAAAACCACCATGTTCAATGGAGTTCCACACCCTTCAATAGGCACCTGGAATAACCGGAAAGGATTTACCTTACTGAAACGTTTTGAATACGACGATTACAAAAACAGATTATCCTGA
- a CDS encoding DUF5106 domain-containing protein, which produces MISLKQRSSFNKVLFILLCFLINPYLLRAYQFELWIQTLDNTPVFMAGYYGEQIFIVDSALSDTHGKVLFMDDQELHPGIYTMVVPGKLSYDFLVGEKQELKITLNPDTGEEIITGNAESMAFATIHSPGISDQQKKTLRQQFIEQYPETFLATYLKAISPIHGEIAVSSDSTYLPVNPAYRYQKKHFFDNMDLSDIRLLHTPLYHETIQFYFTQFITQKTDSLIPVAYRMLEKASGNYETFFYMSDFLIDFSLRHKIDGINRLHSFLLHNRYMLGSKAIPLLPVKSRNINFKIPNENILKERLRSMHLFDKEGQSFELSSVKKKYRILFFWNSICPRCLSDVSRWQQVLNKYRSKSCFGIAVNTYTSVLQPENRILDYDPICVNVSIDDTPQSERIFFTNYYSKIIVIDSDDNVIGIFCSSAALDNFLSKI; this is translated from the coding sequence ATGATCTCATTAAAACAACGATCATCCTTTAATAAAGTATTATTCATTTTATTATGTTTTTTAATAAATCCGTATCTGCTTCGGGCATATCAGTTCGAATTGTGGATCCAGACCCTGGATAACACTCCTGTATTTATGGCCGGATATTATGGTGAACAGATCTTTATTGTTGATTCCGCCCTGTCAGATACACATGGAAAGGTTTTATTCATGGATGACCAGGAGCTACACCCTGGGATTTACACCATGGTGGTTCCGGGCAAATTAAGCTATGATTTTTTAGTAGGGGAAAAACAGGAATTAAAAATTACATTGAATCCTGATACCGGAGAAGAAATAATTACTGGAAATGCTGAATCGATGGCTTTTGCTACAATTCATTCACCTGGTATTTCCGATCAACAGAAAAAAACACTCCGGCAACAATTTATAGAACAATATCCTGAAACATTTCTGGCAACGTATCTTAAAGCAATATCACCTATTCACGGAGAAATTGCAGTATCAAGCGATAGCACCTATTTGCCGGTCAATCCGGCCTATCGATATCAGAAAAAACATTTTTTCGATAATATGGATTTATCCGATATCAGATTACTACACACTCCTTTGTATCATGAAACCATACAGTTTTACTTTACCCAATTTATTACCCAAAAAACCGATTCCCTGATTCCTGTTGCATACAGAATGCTTGAAAAAGCCTCAGGTAATTATGAGACTTTCTTTTATATGTCCGATTTTCTGATTGATTTTAGCTTAAGGCACAAAATTGATGGTATTAACCGGTTACATAGCTTTTTATTACACAACCGTTATATGTTAGGATCAAAAGCTATCCCTTTGTTACCTGTTAAATCCAGAAATATAAATTTTAAGATCCCAAATGAAAACATATTGAAAGAGAGGTTAAGGTCTATGCACCTTTTCGACAAAGAAGGCCAGTCTTTTGAATTATCATCCGTTAAAAAAAAATACCGGATACTTTTCTTTTGGAATTCTATTTGTCCCAGATGTTTATCTGATGTTTCAAGATGGCAGCAAGTGTTGAATAAATACCGGTCCAAATCATGTTTTGGTATCGCTGTAAACACATATACTTCTGTACTACAACCGGAGAACCGCATCCTGGACTATGATCCTATTTGCGTGAATGTCTCTATTGATGATACGCCACAATCGGAACGGATTTTCTTCACCAATTATTATTCAAAAATTATAGTCATTGATTCTGATGATAATGTAATTGGTATTTTTTGTTCATCAGCAGCGCTGGATAATTTTTTAAGCAAGATATAA
- a CDS encoding ABC transporter permease yields MNFSFLVARRYLLAKKSHNAVNVISAVSVIGVAIGTMALVIVMSVFNGFEDLARKLYSNFDPDLKITASVGKSFVIDAEKLQFLEEDADIFAFSQTIEENVLVQYGEQQEIAVVKGVDDQYQEVTGIDQMILDGKYQLWINENPQAVVGAGMAAKLHIGLHFITPIRFFAIRNTGTVSINPEKAVNDRLYIYPSGVFSVDEEIDVNYLLVPLSFARDLLENDSIVGAIEIKVKPGADVENVQKRIAMKFGTQFEVKTAYQQKEFYYRVLKFEKWVGFMILAFVLLIASFNVVSSLSMLMIEKKRDIFIIQGLGADKQLIGRIFIIQGWIIVLAGTMVGLLLGILLCYLQMRFGFVPLSTSGAFIIDAYPVALRWQDFVMVFFAVICISLLTIYFPVKYFVKKYID; encoded by the coding sequence ATGAATTTTTCTTTCCTGGTGGCCCGCCGTTATCTCTTGGCTAAGAAATCACATAACGCTGTTAATGTTATTTCCGCGGTATCCGTAATTGGAGTGGCTATAGGCACCATGGCCCTGGTGATCGTAATGTCGGTTTTTAATGGGTTTGAAGATTTGGCCCGTAAATTATACAGTAATTTTGATCCGGATCTGAAAATTACCGCATCGGTAGGGAAAAGTTTTGTTATCGATGCTGAAAAATTACAATTTCTGGAAGAAGATGCGGATATATTTGCCTTTTCACAGACCATAGAAGAAAATGTACTGGTACAATATGGAGAACAACAGGAAATTGCAGTAGTAAAGGGAGTTGATGACCAATATCAGGAGGTAACAGGAATTGATCAAATGATATTGGATGGGAAATACCAGCTTTGGATCAATGAAAATCCACAGGCTGTTGTTGGCGCAGGTATGGCTGCTAAACTGCATATCGGATTGCATTTTATCACGCCTATCCGTTTTTTTGCTATACGTAATACGGGTACTGTCTCAATTAATCCGGAAAAAGCTGTTAATGACAGATTGTATATATATCCTTCCGGTGTATTTTCCGTAGATGAAGAAATTGATGTCAATTATTTACTGGTGCCGCTATCATTTGCCCGTGATTTATTGGAGAATGACAGTATAGTCGGAGCTATTGAAATAAAAGTTAAACCGGGTGCGGATGTTGAAAATGTACAGAAAAGGATTGCTATGAAATTCGGTACCCAGTTTGAAGTAAAAACGGCCTATCAGCAAAAAGAATTTTATTACCGGGTTCTGAAATTTGAAAAATGGGTCGGATTCATGATCCTGGCTTTTGTTTTGTTGATCGCCTCCTTTAATGTGGTTAGTTCCCTTTCTATGCTGATGATCGAAAAGAAAAGGGATATATTCATCATTCAGGGATTAGGTGCAGATAAACAATTGATAGGGCGGATCTTTATTATCCAGGGATGGATTATCGTTCTTGCCGGAACAATGGTTGGCTTGTTACTGGGGATATTATTGTGTTATCTGCAAATGAGATTTGGATTTGTCCCTTTATCCACTTCAGGGGCGTTTATTATTGATGCATACCCTGTTGCTCTTCGTTGGCAGGATTTTGTGATGGTGTTCTTTGCTGTGATCTGTATCAGCTTGTTAACAATCTATTTTCCCGTAAAATATTTTGTGAAGAAATATATTGACTGA
- a CDS encoding DUF2764 domain-containing protein encodes MKYYCLIAGLPEIEIDDNKLSINISDFREDLRSQLSDKDNQLIDLLYTQYDNQNLLRYLNDKDAELDTRGNLTKEELEEGIRLISEDEDPKNKHFPPYFKTFIEEFKETQTAVESTRWENRISELYYQWAMQNKNKFVSKWFEFNLNLNNILTAYTYRKYQMETEVVGDNEVAQSIRGSNQRDLGLTGTIDNLEELQRIADESDLFEREKKIDLLKWSWLDEETFFEYFTIERIFAYVIKLGIIERWANLDHEEGKKIFRELINRLKESVVKEQEL; translated from the coding sequence ATGAAATACTATTGTTTAATAGCCGGATTACCAGAAATCGAAATTGATGACAATAAATTGTCTATCAACATTTCCGATTTTAGGGAAGATTTGCGTTCTCAGTTATCAGATAAAGACAATCAATTAATTGATTTACTGTACACTCAGTATGACAATCAAAATCTATTAAGATACCTGAATGATAAAGATGCTGAATTGGATACGCGGGGAAATCTGACTAAAGAAGAACTTGAGGAGGGCATACGTCTGATCAGTGAAGATGAGGATCCGAAAAACAAGCATTTCCCACCATATTTTAAAACATTCATAGAGGAATTCAAAGAAACGCAAACCGCTGTTGAAAGTACGAGATGGGAAAACAGGATATCCGAATTGTATTACCAATGGGCTATGCAGAATAAGAACAAATTCGTATCCAAATGGTTCGAGTTCAATCTGAATCTGAATAATATCCTTACAGCATATACCTACCGGAAATATCAAATGGAAACTGAAGTGGTAGGTGATAATGAGGTAGCCCAATCCATCAGGGGTTCCAATCAACGTGACCTGGGGCTTACAGGAACAATCGACAATCTGGAGGAGCTGCAACGCATTGCTGATGAAAGTGATTTATTTGAGCGGGAAAAAAAGATCGATTTGTTGAAATGGTCATGGTTGGACGAAGAAACCTTTTTTGAATATTTTACTATTGAGCGTATTTTTGCCTATGTCATCAAATTAGGGATCATTGAACGCTGGGCAAACCTGGATCATGAAGAAGGTAAGAAAATATTCAGAGAACTGATTAACCGATTGAAAGAGTCTGTGGTAAAAGAGCAGGAATTATAA